From a region of the Helianthus annuus cultivar XRQ/B chromosome 5, HanXRQr2.0-SUNRISE, whole genome shotgun sequence genome:
- the LOC110941838 gene encoding phytohormone-binding protein → MKEDIAQVTVSVPIKDLWKAMASDNRHVVPKVLPDIVAEVELLEGDGGYGSLLLFKFCPGVLNVSHQLEKIVEYDESTYQIALEILEGGHLDHGFTAYTTAFKLTQVSEAETLIDIKVLYETKPEHNHIPGETIKATFRYINSLEKHLLKSLS, encoded by the exons ATGAAGGAAGATATAGCCCAAGTCACTGTTTCTGTGCCGATCAAAGACTTATGGAAGGCAATGGCGAGCGACAATAGGCACGTCGTGCCCAAGGTTTTACCGGATATTGTAGCGGAAGTTGAGTTGCTTGAAGGAGATGGTGGCTATGGAAGCCTGCTGCTATTCAAATTCTGCCCGG GTGTACTAAATGTGAGCCACCAATTAGAGAAGATTGTGGAGTATGATGAATCGACGTATCAGATAGCTCTTGAAATACTGGAAGGGGGGCATCTGGACCATGGGTTTACTGCATACACGACTGCTTTTAAGTTAACTCAAGTATCAGAAGCCGAGACACTGATCGACATCAAGGTTTTGTATGAGACGAAACCTGAACATAATCATATTCCCGGAGAGACTATAAAAGCAACATTTCGTTACATCAATAGCCTCGAAAAACATCTGTTGAAAAGTTTATCATAA
- the LOC110941839 gene encoding uncharacterized protein LOC110941839, producing the protein MVVFCFLVDQTRKIRRTKPVAGLCSRCRRGAQVADMLTATRLCCIPFYWRSWKAIICTFCGATLKSYR; encoded by the coding sequence ATGGTTGTGTTTTGCTTTTTGGTGGATCAAACTCGAAAGATTCGACGCACAAAACCGGTGGCCGGATTGTGTTCGAGGTGCCGCCGAGGAGCTCAAGTGGCAGACATGTTAACGGCGACTAGATTATGTTGCATCCCATTTTATTGGAGATCTTGGAAGGCCATCATATGTACGTTTTGTGGTGCCACTCTTAAAAGCTACCGTTAA